CTCCTGTGCGCGACATTTATTTTCGCGCACAGAGCCGCATTGATCACGGCGAAAGGCTGAACCCGCTACCGCTCAGTTGCAGCCATTCGGATCGACGCCTACTCCGCGCAGCGCCCATTCGGCCATCTCTGCCACAAGCTGTTGCGCAGCAAGATCGAATGCCGGGATCAGGTCGCGTGTGCGTGTGCCTGCCGCTTCAGTCGTGGCGCTGAACCGGCCCCGCGAAACGACCGTGGCGTCCATTTCTCGGACCAGATCCGCCACGACATCCAGCCGGATCAGCGCACCGTTTTCAGTCGTCTGGGCATTGAAATGCCTGATCTCGCTGAGCAGCGCATAATCACCCGAAATCCCCAAAGGCGCCCGCCCCACATGCGTGAAGGCACCGTAATTCCCAAGCGTTTCGACAAGCAGGCGCTGCAGGGTTACGGGAACGGTATCGCCCCAGATCGCATCCGGCAGATACTGGGTCTGCAGATCGGAGGGGCGGATCATGATGCGTTCGCTGTCCAGCGTGCCGCGCGTCTTGGGCAGTTCGATCACCAGCTCGGCGACACCGCTGCTGCGGCATGCCCCGATCCCGGCGGGCGGAGACCGTAATTCGAAAACGTCCCGGTTGGGCTCACCCTGCAACGCGGACAAGGCAGCGCAGCCCGGCAGGGCGACGGTCAGGCAAATCATCAGCAGAACAGATCTAAGCATCATGACCTCAACGGCGGAACTCGGGTGTCGGTTGTCCCTGCAGAAGCTGGGCGGGATTACGTCTCAGCGCGGAAATAAACTGATCCGCATTCGAAACCAGGCTCCGCAACTCGGTCGACAGGCGGGAGAACTGCGGCAGGCTCTCTCGGGTGAAAACCTGCACCGGCTGGCGGGAACTGTCCAGCATGACACGCAGGGATTCGAACGCAGCCGCAGCGGAATCGCCGGCATTGCTGACACTGGCGATGATCCGGGGCAGTGCTTCCGGCAGCCCGGACATGGCCTCGTTCATTCCGCCCAATGTAACGCGCAGATCGCTGAAAACCGGTCCGACCTCATCGACCACGCCGGTCACTGCATCGAAAGTCCGTGTCGCGCTTTCGGCGGCCGTGTCGAACTTGTCCAGACTGCCCTGAGCACGCTCTCCTAACGCGGCAAGGTCGGTCTTCGCGACCAGTGCGGTTTCGCGCAGGGTTGTCGTCAGCGGAGTCAGATCGTCGGTGACATAGGAATTAACCGTCGCAAGCGCGATCTCCGCCTCGCTTGCAGCATCCGAGAAACGTGTCAGCGTGGTTCCGGCAGTATCGCCCAATGTCTTGAGCTGGCTGCCGAACCCTTCAAAATCACTTGCGGCAGAGGCAATTGCCTCGGTCGCGGCGGAAATATCTTCCATCGTCCGGTTCAGATTTCCCGATGCGCTTTCGACATTTGTCAGGATCGACGCTACGCGCTGCTGATTATCCGGCCCCAGCAACTGATTAAGCTGCATCGCCAGCCGGTTCAAACGGCCCAGCAATTCCGGTGCCTGCTGCTCCAGCGATTGCAGCGCCGACCGGCCGGTCCGGATCACCGGGGTCTGATCATCGGAACTGTCCGCCAGAAACGGTGCATCGCGGCTGCCGGACGAGATTTCCACAATCGACACACCGGTCACCGCCGAGGTTTCCAGCGATGCAAGCGAATCGGTTCGGACGGGGGTATCTTCATCCACTTCCAGCCGGATCCGCACCGCATCCTCTCCGTCGGGAACGAGCGTCATATCGACCACTTCCCCGACGCTCAGACCGGCGAACAGCACCTGTGACGAGACAGAAAGACCCGCAACATCTGGAAAATACACGTCATAATACGCGAATTGGCGATTCAGCTCCAGCTTGGCGAACCACATCAGGAAACCGAGTATCCCCAGAAACCCGAAAACGGTGAATGTGCCGATCAACACGTAATTCGCTTTGGTTTCCATTTTCCTACCCGTCCTCATCTTCCGATGTCATGGCGGCGCGGGCGCGCGGACCATGAAAATATTCATGCACCCAAGGATGGTCGATCTCCAGCATTTCGGCCATCGTTCCGGTTGTCAGCACGCGCTTTTCGGCAAGAACCGCGATCCGGTCACAACAGGCGTGCAGCGTATCCAGATCATGCGTCACCAGAAAGACCGAGAGATTCATGGCATCGCGCAGGCTGACGATCAGCCGGTCGAAAGCATCCGCGCCGATCGGGTCCAGCCCTGCGGTCGGCTCATCCAGAAAGACGATCTCGGGATCGAGCGCAAGCGCACGGGCAAGCCCTGCCCTCTTGCGCATCCCGCCTGAAAGATCCGAAGGGAATTTCCCATTCGCATTGGGCGGCAACCCGGCCATCGCGACCTTGAGCCGGGCCAGAGCCTGCCGG
This sequence is a window from Paracoccus aerodenitrificans. Protein-coding genes within it:
- a CDS encoding ABC transporter ATP-binding protein, translated to MTAANVIEVRGLRNQFGDHVVHDGLDLDVRRGEILGVVGGSGTGKSVLLRSIVGLIQPRAGVVRVFGQEIGKMSAKDREAVERRWGVMFQDGALFSALNVRENVEVPLRAVPGLADADRQALARLKVAMAGLPPNANGKFPSDLSGGMRKRAGLARALALDPEIVFLDEPTAGLDPIGADAFDRLIVSLRDAMNLSVFLVTHDLDTLHACCDRIAVLAEKRVLTTGTMAEMLEIDHPWVHEYFHGPRARAAMTSEDEDG
- a CDS encoding ABC-type transport auxiliary lipoprotein family protein, giving the protein MLRSVLLMICLTVALPGCAALSALQGEPNRDVFELRSPPAGIGACRSSGVAELVIELPKTRGTLDSERIMIRPSDLQTQYLPDAIWGDTVPVTLQRLLVETLGNYGAFTHVGRAPLGISGDYALLSEIRHFNAQTTENGALIRLDVVADLVREMDATVVSRGRFSATTEAAGTRTRDLIPAFDLAAQQLVAEMAEWALRGVGVDPNGCN
- a CDS encoding MlaD family protein: METKANYVLIGTFTVFGFLGILGFLMWFAKLELNRQFAYYDVYFPDVAGLSVSSQVLFAGLSVGEVVDMTLVPDGEDAVRIRLEVDEDTPVRTDSLASLETSAVTGVSIVEISSGSRDAPFLADSSDDQTPVIRTGRSALQSLEQQAPELLGRLNRLAMQLNQLLGPDNQQRVASILTNVESASGNLNRTMEDISAATEAIASAASDFEGFGSQLKTLGDTAGTTLTRFSDAASEAEIALATVNSYVTDDLTPLTTTLRETALVAKTDLAALGERAQGSLDKFDTAAESATRTFDAVTGVVDEVGPVFSDLRVTLGGMNEAMSGLPEALPRIIASVSNAGDSAAAAFESLRVMLDSSRQPVQVFTRESLPQFSRLSTELRSLVSNADQFISALRRNPAQLLQGQPTPEFRR